A single region of the Pontimicrobium sp. SW4 genome encodes:
- a CDS encoding O-acetylhomoserine aminocarboxypropyltransferase/cysteine synthase family protein codes for MSTQKFATKALHAGHNVNQTAGTRAVPIYQSTAYVFNDSDHAANLFALTEPGNIYTRINNPTNDILEQRLAALDGGIAAVVTASGTAAIATTLLTLLKTGDHIVASNSLYGGTYNLLNVTLPRHGITTTFVDPSNPENFKNAAQENTRVFFAESLGNPKLDVLDLKAISKQAKAFKVPFIVDNTVATSYLVKPIEHGANIVIHSLTKYVNGNGTALGGAIIDAGTFDWASGKFPEFTEPSAGYHGLVYSEVLKEAAFIAKVRIEGLRDYGSALSPFNAFQIIQGLETLELRIKKHSSNALALAKWLQEQPEVNWVNYPGLETSKYKDLVKQYLPKGQSGLVTFGVDGGYESAKTIADTTKLFSLLANIGDTKSLIIHPASTTHQQLSEEAQETTGVTKDLIRLSVGLEDIEDLKADLKEAFAVVKNKLKSLV; via the coding sequence ATGTTTTTAATGATTCAGATCATGCTGCAAATTTATTTGCGCTAACAGAACCTGGAAATATTTATACCAGAATTAATAATCCAACTAATGATATTTTAGAGCAACGATTAGCTGCGTTAGACGGAGGTATTGCTGCAGTTGTAACAGCATCAGGTACAGCTGCAATTGCAACAACATTATTAACGCTTTTAAAAACAGGCGACCACATAGTAGCTTCAAATAGTTTGTATGGTGGGACTTACAATTTATTAAATGTAACGCTGCCTCGTCATGGTATTACAACAACGTTTGTAGACCCTTCAAATCCAGAAAACTTCAAAAATGCAGCTCAAGAAAACACGAGGGTTTTCTTTGCTGAGTCTTTAGGGAATCCTAAGTTAGATGTATTAGATTTAAAGGCAATTTCTAAACAAGCAAAAGCTTTTAAAGTTCCTTTTATTGTAGATAATACAGTAGCTACATCCTATTTGGTGAAACCAATAGAGCACGGTGCAAATATTGTAATTCATTCATTAACAAAGTACGTAAATGGTAATGGTACTGCACTTGGCGGTGCTATTATTGATGCAGGAACGTTTGATTGGGCTAGTGGGAAATTCCCTGAGTTTACCGAGCCATCTGCAGGCTATCATGGACTTGTTTATAGTGAAGTTTTAAAGGAAGCTGCATTTATTGCAAAAGTGCGTATTGAAGGCTTAAGAGATTATGGTTCAGCATTGAGTCCGTTTAATGCATTCCAAATTATTCAAGGTTTGGAAACCTTAGAGCTTAGAATAAAAAAGCATAGTAGCAATGCATTAGCGCTAGCAAAATGGTTACAAGAACAACCAGAAGTAAATTGGGTTAATTACCCAGGTTTAGAAACTAGTAAGTATAAAGATCTTGTAAAGCAATATTTACCAAAAGGGCAAAGTGGTTTAGTTACGTTTGGTGTAGATGGTGGTTACGAATCGGCTAAAACTATAGCAGACACAACAAAACTATTCTCGCTTTTAGCAAATATAGGAGACACAAAGTCGCTCATTATACATCCAGCTAGTACGACACATCAACAGTTAAGTGAAGAAGCACAAGAAACTACAGGTGTTACAAAAGATTTAATTAGGCTGTCTGTTGGTCTAGAAGATATAGAAGATTTGAAAGCAGACTTAAAAGAAGCTTTTGCTGTGGTAAAAAATAAATTGAAAAGTTTAGTTTAG